The Sulfitobacter indolifex genome contains the following window.
TGACCTATGAAAACCCCGAAGGCACAGCCGAGAATGAGACTGCAGGCGCGACTGCTGGCGCCACACTGGGTGCTCTGACAGCCTATGCGGTTGGCGGCCCGATCGGTGGCATCATTGCCGGTGGCATTATCGGTGGCGCAGCGGGCTCCGCCGCAGCCGAGCCGGAAGAGAAAACGATCACCTATGTCCGCGAGAACCCAGTTGAAACCGTCTACCTTGACGGCGAAGTTGTTGTCGGCGCAGGTATCCCAAAGACAGTAACAACATTCGAAGTGCCGGAATCGGACTACCGTTATGTGAACATCAACGGCGCAACTGTGCTGGTCGACAATGAGACAAACTTGATCGTCGACGTTGTGCGCTAAGCCGCGATAGATTTGATCATGAAAGGCCCGGAGAGTGATCTCCGGGCCTTTTCTTTATTCGAAAACTAGGGCTAGCATAGGGCAGTAACCGCGCGGAGCCCCCATGATCGCCGTCATCTTCGAAGTCTTCCCCCACCCCGACCGCCGCGAGGAATACCTCGACATCGCAGCCAAAATGCGCCCGCTTCTGGATGAAATCGACGGCTTCATTTCAGTCGAACGGTTCCAGAGTTTGACCAACCCCGAAAAGCTGCTGTCGCTCTCCTTCTTTCGCGATGAAGAGGCGGTGCAGAATTGGCGCAAGCTGACCGCGCATCGCGGGGCGCAGGTAGCGGGGCGTGAGGGGATCTTTACCGATTATCACCTGCGCATTGCCCATGTAATCCGCGACTATGGCATGTTCGACCGCGCCGAGGCTCCGCAGGACAGTCAGGATATCCATCCGCCTCGGCTGGCGACCGAGAGCTGATCGGGGCTAGACCGTCTCGCCCGCATCTAACCGCTGCAACCAGTTCCCGGCATCGCGCAACACCGCCTCTCGGCGGTCCGCGTCCATCCGGTCCCATGTTGCGTACATGTTCTTCATCCGCATATTGCCCTGAAACCGCTCGCGGTGCCGATCAAGGAAATGCCAGTAAAGCAGGTTAAACGGGCAGGCCTTCTTCCCCATCTTGGCGCTGACGCTATAGCTGCACCCTTTGCAATAATCCGA
Protein-coding sequences here:
- a CDS encoding antibiotic biosynthesis monooxygenase family protein yields the protein MIAVIFEVFPHPDRREEYLDIAAKMRPLLDEIDGFISVERFQSLTNPEKLLSLSFFRDEEAVQNWRKLTAHRGAQVAGREGIFTDYHLRIAHVIRDYGMFDRAEAPQDSQDIHPPRLATES
- a CDS encoding DUF1236 domain-containing protein, with amino-acid sequence MNIVKLGMVSAIALSAAAPVYAQSAEAYAATDLNIRSGPGPQFDIVGVIPGGEAAMVEGCLDGQSWCQVKFGDAMGWSSSDYLAVGVEEQAVALATRPASVEVGTVTYENPEGTAENETAGATAGATLGALTAYAVGGPIGGIIAGGIIGGAAGSAAAEPEEKTITYVRENPVETVYLDGEVVVGAGIPKTVTTFEVPESDYRYVNINGATVLVDNETNLIVDVVR